One Mycolicibacterium pulveris genomic region harbors:
- a CDS encoding TetR/AcrR family transcriptional regulator, which produces MAKRGGTDSERRARGDQTRRDLIDAGRTLFVEKGFFNTSIGDLVMTSGVGTRGAFYHHFKDKAELFRAVFEEVERDLTLRSLASPPPGADSWERLCAGLHGFLESALEPEVQRIMLVDGPVVLGWRTLRAIQEENSIALIDEMVRNAIAEGNIDDLPVAELTHMLVASLEEGALLVAHAKSPGRARARAARILDRLLLSFATEPRDVVRK; this is translated from the coding sequence ATGGCCAAGCGCGGCGGCACAGACTCCGAACGACGGGCGCGCGGAGACCAGACCCGCCGCGACCTCATCGACGCGGGCCGCACGCTGTTCGTCGAGAAGGGCTTCTTCAACACCAGCATCGGCGACTTGGTCATGACCTCCGGCGTCGGTACCCGCGGTGCCTTCTACCACCATTTCAAGGACAAGGCCGAGCTTTTCCGCGCGGTGTTCGAGGAGGTCGAGCGGGATCTCACATTGCGGTCGCTCGCGTCCCCGCCGCCGGGTGCCGACTCGTGGGAACGGCTCTGCGCCGGCCTGCACGGCTTCCTCGAGTCGGCGCTCGAACCCGAAGTGCAGCGCATCATGCTGGTCGACGGCCCTGTCGTACTGGGCTGGCGGACACTGCGCGCGATCCAGGAAGAAAACAGCATCGCGCTGATCGACGAGATGGTGCGCAATGCCATCGCCGAAGGCAACATCGACGACCTGCCCGTTGCCGAGTTGACGCACATGCTGGTCGCGTCGCTGGAGGAGGGCGCGCTTCTGGTGGCACATGCCAAGAGTCCGGGGCGGGCCCGCGCCCGCGCGGCGCGGATACTCGACCGGCTCCTGTTGAGCTTCGCGACCGAGCCCCGCGACGTCGTACGGAAGTAG
- a CDS encoding SDR family oxidoreductase gives MSDAPPLRVAVVGASAGLGRCIGIGLAQKGAKVAFLARRRDRLEKAAEEAGNGSAAVACDVTDGAACQSAMETVVENFGGLDALVYTTGVGVLAPLTQVTAEQWANLFATNVTGASLITAAAAPHLAAAAGSAVYLSSLSASYSAPWPLLGAYAVSKAALDKLVEAWRIEHPNIGFTRLAVGDCFGGEGDSQTEFNKAWNPEALENAIRFWMENGYMQGGLVEADHLVDVVDSVLRCGNSSFIPYLTMAPRPSGAVAELRQW, from the coding sequence ATGTCAGACGCGCCACCACTGCGCGTTGCCGTAGTCGGGGCGTCCGCCGGTCTGGGTCGTTGCATCGGCATCGGGCTGGCGCAGAAGGGCGCCAAGGTCGCCTTCCTCGCGCGACGCCGTGACCGCCTCGAGAAGGCAGCCGAGGAGGCGGGCAACGGGTCGGCGGCGGTTGCGTGCGACGTCACCGACGGCGCCGCCTGCCAGAGCGCCATGGAGACCGTCGTCGAGAACTTCGGCGGCCTGGACGCACTCGTCTACACCACCGGTGTCGGCGTCCTCGCACCGCTGACCCAGGTGACCGCCGAGCAATGGGCGAACCTGTTCGCCACCAATGTCACCGGCGCATCGCTCATCACCGCGGCGGCCGCACCTCACCTCGCGGCCGCCGCCGGGTCGGCGGTGTACTTGTCGTCGCTGAGCGCGTCGTACTCCGCTCCGTGGCCGCTCCTCGGAGCCTACGCCGTGTCCAAGGCCGCCCTGGACAAGCTGGTCGAGGCCTGGCGCATCGAACATCCGAACATCGGCTTCACCCGCCTGGCCGTCGGCGACTGCTTCGGCGGTGAAGGGGACTCGCAGACCGAGTTCAACAAGGCGTGGAACCCCGAGGCACTGGAGAACGCCATCCGGTTCTGGATGGAGAACGGCTATATGCAAGGCGGTCTTGTCGAGGCCGATCACCTCGTCGACGTCGTCGACTCCGTACTTCGTTGCGGCAACAGCAGTTTCATCCCTTACCTGACCATGGCTCCGCGGCCCTCCGGTGCGGTGGCCGAACTTCGGCAGTGGTGA
- a CDS encoding aldehyde dehydrogenase family protein codes for MLIDGKLVESETGRQFDNINPATEEVLGGTADGTRADMERAVAAARHAFDHTDWSRDGEARAAGLRQLQAALEAEREELRGELIAEAGCPLLSTFGPQLNVPLREALSWPADMISQFQWKRTLPDKDAFGMGTLAEREVWKEPIGVVGVITPWNFPLEIILNKLGPILAMGNTMVLKPAPDTPWNATRIGRIIAEQTDIPPGVINIVTSSDHLVGEVLSTSPLVDMVAFTGSTATGRRIMKAAADTVKPTFLELGGKSVYLVLDDDGDISASVGGSAFISMHAGQGCAMPTRLLVPNSRYAEAVEIVKVAMEKNKYGDPTDPSVLQGPQVSRRQQDRVMGYIEKGKQEGARLVTGGNIPAHLPKGFFVEPTVFADVDNRMTIAQEEIFGPVLSVIGFDDDDDAVRIANDSIYGLSGVVFANDLDRAKSVASRIRTGTLGINGGLWYGADAPFGGYKQSGVGRQCGIEGLEIFTETKTVGWPKET; via the coding sequence ATGCTCATCGACGGCAAGCTCGTCGAATCCGAGACGGGCCGCCAGTTCGACAACATCAACCCGGCGACCGAGGAGGTTCTCGGTGGTACCGCCGACGGTACCCGCGCCGACATGGAACGTGCCGTGGCGGCCGCCCGGCACGCGTTCGACCACACCGACTGGTCGCGCGACGGCGAGGCCAGGGCCGCCGGGCTTCGTCAACTGCAGGCGGCGCTCGAGGCCGAACGTGAGGAACTCCGCGGCGAACTCATCGCGGAAGCCGGTTGCCCCCTCCTGAGCACCTTCGGACCACAGCTCAACGTGCCGCTCAGGGAAGCCTTGAGCTGGCCGGCCGACATGATCAGCCAGTTCCAGTGGAAGAGAACGCTTCCCGACAAAGACGCGTTTGGCATGGGCACGCTCGCCGAACGCGAAGTCTGGAAGGAACCCATCGGTGTCGTCGGCGTCATCACACCGTGGAACTTCCCGCTGGAGATCATCCTCAACAAGCTCGGGCCGATCCTCGCCATGGGCAACACCATGGTGCTCAAGCCGGCACCCGACACCCCGTGGAACGCCACCCGCATCGGCCGGATCATCGCCGAGCAGACCGACATCCCACCCGGGGTGATCAACATCGTCACCTCCTCGGACCACCTCGTCGGCGAGGTTCTGTCGACCTCGCCCCTGGTCGACATGGTGGCCTTCACCGGGTCGACGGCGACCGGGCGGCGCATCATGAAGGCCGCTGCGGACACCGTCAAGCCGACCTTTCTGGAACTCGGCGGCAAGTCGGTATATCTCGTGCTCGACGACGACGGCGACATCAGCGCGTCGGTGGGCGGCAGTGCGTTCATCTCGATGCACGCCGGACAGGGCTGCGCCATGCCGACCCGGCTGCTGGTGCCTAATTCCCGATATGCCGAGGCCGTCGAGATCGTCAAGGTCGCGATGGAGAAGAACAAGTACGGCGACCCCACCGACCCGTCGGTGCTGCAAGGTCCTCAGGTGTCGAGACGCCAGCAGGACCGGGTGATGGGCTATATCGAGAAAGGCAAGCAGGAGGGCGCCCGGCTGGTCACCGGCGGCAACATCCCCGCGCACCTACCGAAGGGGTTCTTCGTCGAGCCAACGGTTTTCGCAGACGTGGACAACCGGATGACAATCGCCCAGGAGGAGATCTTCGGGCCGGTGCTGTCCGTCATCGGATTCGACGACGACGACGATGCGGTGCGCATCGCCAACGACTCGATCTACGGGTTGTCCGGCGTGGTGTTCGCCAACGATCTCGATCGGGCCAAGTCGGTCGCCAGCCGGATCCGCACGGGAACCCTGGGAATCAACGGCGGTCTGTGGTACGGCGCCGACGCCCCCTTCGGCGGCTACAAGCAATCCGGAGTCGGACGGCAGTGCGGCATTGAGGGCCTCGAAATCTTCACCGAAACCAAGACTGTCGGCTGGCCAAAGGAGACCTGA
- a CDS encoding NDMA-dependent alcohol dehydrogenase, protein MKSRAAVLRGVGVDWEVTDVELDPPRAGEVLVKMAYAGICHSDEHFYTGDSVPGPDMEEMMRASGVPVPEWFPMLGGHEGSGIVESVGPEVKALKPGDHVAISFLPACGSCRWCASGYTYICDVGADLYSKAMTTDGTCRRHVSGPDGDEDLMAMMQVGTFSEYVVASERSLVKIHDWIPLEAASLVSCGVTTGFGSGSVAAGTQAGDTVVVVGVGGIGMNAVQGAKVAGAKHIVAVDPNEFKREIAPTFGATHTAVDAGAALELVKDITWGVMADRVVLTPGVVPPDLVLTAMLLLRKGGTCVLTGMAKVSDLMVPLSLPDMVSSCKTLKGVLYGEMNPRDAMPKLLSMYEAGIIKLDELITKQYKLDDINEAMKDLRAGNNIRGVIAF, encoded by the coding sequence ATGAAATCACGAGCGGCCGTATTGCGCGGCGTAGGTGTCGACTGGGAAGTCACCGACGTCGAACTGGACCCGCCCCGCGCCGGTGAGGTGCTGGTCAAGATGGCCTACGCCGGCATCTGCCACTCCGACGAACATTTCTACACCGGCGACAGCGTCCCCGGCCCCGACATGGAGGAGATGATGCGGGCCTCCGGCGTGCCGGTGCCGGAGTGGTTCCCGATGCTCGGCGGACACGAGGGATCGGGCATCGTCGAAAGCGTCGGTCCCGAGGTCAAGGCGCTCAAACCCGGTGACCACGTGGCCATCTCGTTTCTGCCGGCCTGCGGGAGCTGCCGCTGGTGCGCCAGCGGGTACACCTATATCTGCGACGTCGGCGCCGACCTCTACAGCAAGGCGATGACCACCGACGGCACCTGCCGACGGCACGTGTCGGGTCCCGACGGCGACGAAGACCTGATGGCGATGATGCAGGTCGGCACCTTCTCCGAGTACGTCGTCGCCTCCGAGCGGTCGCTCGTCAAAATCCACGACTGGATTCCACTGGAGGCCGCCTCGTTGGTTTCCTGCGGTGTGACAACGGGTTTCGGCTCGGGCTCGGTCGCCGCCGGCACGCAGGCCGGTGACACCGTCGTCGTCGTCGGTGTCGGCGGAATCGGCATGAACGCCGTCCAGGGGGCGAAGGTGGCCGGCGCCAAGCACATCGTGGCCGTCGACCCGAACGAGTTCAAACGCGAGATCGCACCCACCTTCGGTGCGACACACACCGCCGTCGACGCGGGCGCCGCCCTGGAACTGGTCAAGGACATCACCTGGGGTGTCATGGCCGACCGCGTCGTGCTGACCCCGGGCGTGGTGCCGCCGGACCTCGTGCTGACGGCGATGCTGCTTCTGCGCAAGGGCGGCACCTGCGTGCTGACCGGTATGGCGAAGGTCAGTGATCTGATGGTCCCACTGAGCTTGCCCGACATGGTCAGCTCGTGTAAGACGCTGAAGGGTGTGCTCTACGGCGAGATGAACCCGCGCGACGCGATGCCGAAACTACTGTCGATGTACGAGGCGGGCATCATCAAACTCGACGAGCTGATCACGAAGCAGTACAAGCTGGACGACATCAACGAGGCGATGAAGGATCTGCGCGCGGGCAACAACATCCGCGGCGTCATCGCGTTCTGA
- the ligD gene encoding non-homologous end-joining DNA ligase produces MSAGEQRAGVDLTNLDQPLSPDAGATKRDLVDYLDAVAARMLPGLAGRPLTVLRILRGRDPFMQKNVPKYTPDWVRTVSIWAESSQRQVRYAVCDDRRTLLWLANQRAVEYHPALGLADDIYRPTHLVLDLDPPPGGDFAAVVATAHLVRQALADAGLTGTVKTSGAKGLHVFVPVDDSAPVDDVAAATRALAARAEALDPATATTAFIVEDRAGKVFVDSTRAGGATIVAAYSPRLRPGTPVSFPLAWSDLDGVAPTDFTVHTAIDALAGRDPWAETMPAPQRLPHELIEHGRTIPVARVAAMHEGKRRARARRKGS; encoded by the coding sequence ATGAGTGCTGGCGAGCAACGCGCCGGAGTGGATCTGACCAACCTCGATCAACCGCTCAGCCCCGACGCCGGGGCGACGAAGCGGGACCTGGTCGACTACCTCGACGCGGTCGCCGCACGGATGCTGCCCGGGCTGGCCGGGCGCCCGCTCACCGTGCTGCGCATCCTGCGGGGGCGTGATCCGTTCATGCAGAAGAACGTGCCCAAGTACACCCCCGACTGGGTGCGCACGGTGTCGATCTGGGCCGAATCCTCACAACGGCAGGTCCGTTATGCGGTGTGCGACGATCGCCGCACGCTGCTGTGGCTGGCCAACCAGCGCGCCGTCGAGTACCACCCGGCGCTCGGTCTGGCCGACGACATCTACCGCCCCACGCATCTGGTGCTGGACCTCGACCCACCCCCAGGAGGCGACTTCGCCGCGGTCGTCGCCACCGCGCACCTGGTGCGTCAGGCGCTGGCCGATGCCGGTCTGACCGGCACCGTCAAGACCAGCGGCGCAAAAGGCCTGCACGTGTTCGTACCGGTCGACGACAGCGCGCCGGTCGACGACGTCGCCGCAGCCACTCGCGCGCTTGCCGCACGGGCAGAGGCTCTCGATCCTGCCACGGCGACAACGGCTTTCATCGTTGAGGACCGGGCGGGAAAGGTCTTCGTGGATTCGACGCGGGCAGGCGGGGCGACCATCGTCGCCGCGTACAGTCCGCGGCTGCGGCCCGGCACGCCGGTGTCGTTTCCGCTGGCGTGGTCGGACTTGGACGGTGTCGCCCCAACCGATTTCACGGTGCACACCGCCATCGATGCTCTTGCCGGCCGCGATCCGTGGGCCGAGACCATGCCGGCACCGCAACGGCTTCCGCACGAGCTGATCGAGCACGGCCGCACGATCCCGGTCGCTCGGGTGGCCGCGATGCACGAAGGCAAGCGCCGCGCCAGGGCACGTCGAAAAGGCAGCTGA
- a CDS encoding carbon-nitrogen hydrolase family protein, producing the protein MVLAAAIQLEAVVGDVDANLAACERLADEAGRAGARVIALPEFFTTGIGFVDALKDAALPVDGKATELLTALARRHGALVGGSFLCRDADGHVRNAYIAADAGGVVGRHDKDLPTMWENAFYVGGHDDGVFHVNDHDVGAAVCWELMRTGTVKRLRSRVDLVMTGSGWWSIPPWPPRSVFDRWERGNAATARLAAASFAKYVGAPVVHAAHAGALTCPMPLLPMRYRGYFEGATLITDARGKVIAERPAEQGEGVVLGEIEIGRRAPLLDPPNRFWLHPRGPLPTVVWHYQRGHGRRWYRRHVMRAATPSAAGVGDTPRD; encoded by the coding sequence GTGGTTTTGGCAGCGGCGATTCAACTCGAGGCGGTTGTGGGCGACGTGGACGCCAACCTCGCCGCCTGCGAACGCCTCGCCGACGAAGCGGGTCGCGCCGGCGCTCGAGTCATCGCGCTCCCCGAGTTCTTCACCACCGGCATCGGGTTCGTCGACGCGTTGAAAGACGCTGCCCTACCCGTGGACGGCAAGGCGACCGAGTTGCTCACCGCCCTGGCCCGCCGGCACGGCGCGCTGGTCGGCGGTTCGTTCCTGTGCCGAGACGCCGACGGGCACGTGCGTAACGCCTACATCGCCGCCGACGCCGGCGGGGTGGTGGGCCGACACGACAAAGATCTGCCCACCATGTGGGAGAACGCCTTTTACGTCGGCGGCCACGACGACGGCGTGTTTCACGTGAACGACCACGACGTCGGCGCGGCGGTGTGCTGGGAGCTGATGCGTACCGGCACGGTCAAGCGTCTGCGGTCGCGCGTCGACCTGGTGATGACCGGCTCGGGCTGGTGGTCCATCCCGCCGTGGCCGCCTCGGTCCGTGTTCGACCGCTGGGAACGCGGCAACGCCGCGACGGCCCGCCTCGCGGCGGCATCGTTCGCCAAGTACGTCGGGGCACCGGTGGTGCATGCCGCACACGCAGGCGCATTGACGTGCCCCATGCCGTTGTTGCCGATGCGCTACCGGGGGTATTTCGAGGGGGCGACGCTCATCACCGATGCGCGTGGAAAGGTGATCGCGGAGCGCCCCGCCGAGCAGGGCGAGGGCGTCGTCCTCGGCGAGATCGAAATCGGCCGCCGCGCACCGTTACTCGATCCGCCGAACAGGTTCTGGCTGCACCCGCGGGGACCGCTGCCGACTGTGGTTTGGCACTATCAGCGCGGGCATGGTCGGCGGTGGTATCGCCGTCACGTGATGCGCGCCGCAACGCCGTCGGCGGCAGGGGTCGGCGACACCCCACGCGATTGA